The Ornithodoros turicata isolate Travis chromosome 7, ASM3712646v1, whole genome shotgun sequence genome includes a region encoding these proteins:
- the LOC135401537 gene encoding retinol dehydrogenase 14-like, which produces MFQAEAETAIATLGAVVQVTQAMGIKSVGLCVVVGIITCYVIRRWRVRTWGRCRSKKSMIGKTVIITGANSGLGKATAAELALRGAKVILACRDISGGLAAATEIRYKTSADTVVVRYLDLSSFASIRSFVNNILKTEMHIDALVNNAGVFQCPYATTKEGYELQIGVNHLGHFLLTNLLLQRLKNSQPSRVVVVTSHLYRKGNIKAPDLVMKEHEYNKKKAYVNSKLANVLFARELSRRLKGSGVRVYAVSPGMVYTNLGRHRKLPWYLVVLLLPFALFAVRTPDQGCQSIVDCVVNEEYEQHTGKYYRNCKPEKWEPIALDDDLALKVWTASESLTGVLSAETLG; this is translated from the coding sequence ATGTTCCAAGCAGAAGCAGAAACTGCGATCGCAACGCTTGGAGCAGTTGTGCAGGTAACACAGGCGATGGGAATTAAAAGTGTTGGACTCTGCGTCGTAGTTGGGATCATAACTTGTTACGTTATCCGGCGATGGCGAGTAAGGACGTGGGGAAGATGTCGAAGCAAGAAATCCATGATAGGAAAGACTGTCATCATCACAGGCGCCAATAGCGGCTTGGGAAAAGCAACTGCAGCGGAGCTTGCCCTGCGTGGAGCCAAAGTCATTCTAGCGTGTCGGGACATCAGCGGTGGCTTGGCCGCTGCCACAGAAATTCGATATAAGACATCAGCCGACACTGTTGTTGTACGATACCTGGACTTGTCCTCTTTCGCGTCCATTCGTTCCTTCGTCAACAACATTCTTAAGACTGAGATGCACATTGATGCGCTGGTGAATAATGCCGGCGTTTTCCAGTGCCCGTACGCAACTACTAAAGAAGGTTACGAACTTCAAATCGGTGTAAATCATCTGGGCCATTTCCTGTTGACAAATCTGCTTCTTCAACGGCTCAAAAATTCCCAACCGAGCCGCGTCGTTGTGGTCACGTCTCACCTCTACAGGAAGGGGAACATCAAAGCACCCGACCTTGTCATGAAAGAACATGAGTACAACAAGAAGAAGGCATACGTGAACAGCAAGCTGGCGAACGTTCTATTTGCCAGGGAACTTAGCCGTCGCCTCAAAGGaagcggggttcgtgtctacgcAGTGAGCCCCGGGATGGTTTACACGAATTTAGGCAGGCATCGTAAGCTGCCATGGTACCTGGTGGTGCTTTTGCTGCCTTTCGCTTTGTTTGCAGTGCGTACTCCTGATCAGGGATGCCAATCAATTGTAGACTGCGTAGTGAACGAGGAATATGAACAACATACTGGAAAATATTACAGAAACTGCAAGCCAGAAAAATGGGAACCGATCGCGTTGGATGACGACCTTGCTCTCAAAGTGTGGACAGCGAGCGAATCGCTGACCGGCGTGCTGTCCGCCGAAACTCTTGGATAG
- the LOC135401540 gene encoding dr1-associated corepressor-like — translation MVNKKKKYNARFPPARIKKIMQKDEEVGKVAAPVPVIISRALELFVESLVLQASEITRSRNAKTLTTSHLKACILSDERLVFLNELVSAIPDVQGEEDVCEGNAAPSRPKIMRARKPRKISRNSAGPSHSTAEDTDSVDDEDDYDLEEETDEGSSENTSEIPSNQTYGAVMNASPFPQQNVVAPMQSFPRYPLKVDDDYDS, via the exons AtggtaaacaaaaagaagaaatataACGCTAGGTTTCCTCCG GCTCGTATCAAGAAAATAATGCAGAAGGATGAAGAAGTCGGCAAAGTTGCAGCTCCAGTACCTGTCATCATCT CTCGAGCACTGGAACTCTTCGTGGAGTCCCTCGTTCTGCAAGCCAGCGAGATTACACGTTCCAGAAATGCCAAGACGCTCACAACGTCACATTT GAAAGCATGTATCCTTTCCGATGAGCGACTGGTGTTTCTAAACGAGCTGGTGTCGGCCATCCCAGATGTACAGGGTGAAGAGGATGTTTGTGAAGGGAATGCAGCTCCCTCTAGGCCAAAGATAATGAG AGCTCGTAAACCCCGTAAGATCAGTAGGAACTCGGCGGGGCCAAGTCACTCGACTGCGGAAGACACAGACAGTGTCGATGATGAAGACGACTACGATTTGGAGGAG GAGACGGACGAGGGGAGCAGTGAGAACACGTCCGAAATCCCATCCAACCAGACGTATGGTGCTGTGATGAACGCTTCACCGTTTCCACAGCAAAACGT GGTCGCACCCATGCAGTCGTTTCCTCGGTATCCCCTGAAGGTGGATGACGACTACGACTCCTGA